Genomic segment of Sebastes umbrosus isolate fSebUmb1 chromosome 22, fSebUmb1.pri, whole genome shotgun sequence:
AGAATCTCCCAGAAGACCATTTTACTTTAATGTCTGCTTTAACTGAAACCCTCGGTGCATTTATTTCTAACTTTTATTTACTAACAGTACCAGTTTGCATATTCAGattatcaatacaaaatataaataaactaataaataatgttgtatTGTCATggattaagctacccagcagtaaccatgttatgatctgagcatattgttttatgctaaatgtagtatctgtgagggtttctggatcaatatccgtcattgttttgtgttaattgatttccaataataaatatatacatacatttacataaagcagcatatttgtccactcccatgttgataagagtattaaatacttgacaaatctcccttaaaggttcattttgaacagataaaaacatgcgattaatcacgattaactgttttaatcgattgacggcaCTAATTAATACATATTCTGACACACTGATGAggttttataaatatttaataaatacaaagttaatATCAGCAGCATAACAAAAGCGATGTTGATTCGATTTGGCAAAAGAAAGCTTTCTTTTTGAAAACCTGATACTTAAATCAGTTCCCGATGGGAAGTCTGAGTGATAACGAGTCTCGTTCAGAAACATTATTGACATTCTGGCAAGTGCTACAATAAGTTAGCATCAACTTTAGCTTCATACAAACTAAAACACGAGTTACATGAAATGTAAACAGGTTGTGTAACACAACTAATTAGACGTGAACTTTTGCAATTAATTCGATCCGCACATCAAGTCTTAAAAAGTCGTGTTTTGGTGATTTCTCTGTCGCAGACATGTTTCCAACGTCAGAATAAAATCACGAGAGTTTTGCTAGAGTTgcatccatggatgtataaagagaactggatccagtgttggaggcggggccccgttcattcctatgaaagttgctcagtggtgcatgaagctaAAATGACTGGACTTTcaagtggaaaagtacccggatctcccgcatccattgggcccatggagccggcacagtagcgtccgctcggtaaCGGTGATTCGGCTATTAGAGCAATTTCCAACATTTAggacctgatgatttaaataaggactattcaagtgctgatttacctcaaaaataaatgatcctctgagttacagacgtctctttcccaatgtaagtctatgggggaaagtctttttgggtccaatggcgtcacgtgacggacacagaagttgtagtaccgccatttggccactaaGAAAATTGGCATCagcgaccggcgctcttcctgggggggcTTGGTTGCGGCGCGCTCCCCGTGATCTCGATCATTTAGtgtgataatgataataattagcaaggactctactctcCATCAGTTCTTTCAGCCTTGGAAACTGCTGATGCAGTTCTTCATAAATCTTAGTAAAGTTCTCAATAAAGTTGCTGAGATCATCGATGAAGCGACCGTCTCTTTTCAGAGCCTCCTCTACAGTCATCCCCTTCTCCCCATAATCACACAGATACTTGAACTTCTTGACAGCATTGTTTCTAAAGGGCTTCTTTGTTTTGGTGTCTAGCCCTCCCACTGTTTCAATGTAGAAGACAGAATACTCGTCTCTTGGTTgtattgttttgtcttgttggTCTTGAACTGTCTCAACCTGTTCTGATTTATATGATAAGATCAGAGACGCACCTCTCCTGATACAAGAACAAGGGAAATGTGTTGCAAATATATAATTCTTATCCTCTTTACCCAGCTGAATCATAATGTTTTTATCTGAACAATTCATCTTCTTCTTGAAGTTTTCATCTGATTTGATTGCCTCCAGCACCGTGCAGGGTTGATCAAAGTCAATTGTGTATTCATTGGGCTCAGTAGAACTGAATTTGACTGGGAAGCGATGTAAATGTCCGGCCTGCAGGAAACCAGTGAGAAAATAAAAGTTACAAAATGGAGACTTTCTGTGCATGCAGTATATCACAGTCTACTCACCGTGGAATCACCATCGCGCTCTTCCTTCACTCTCCCTCGGCTGCGTGTAACaatatgtaaaatgagaagaggAATTAGATTTACTGTTGTAGAAACAATCAGCCTCATTCATGAAATGTTTGATCTTAAAGAGGTACCCTGTGGAACACTGGACCATATTGTCATTGATGTTTTTTAACAGTTGCTTATCTGGTGTGGACTCAAGCAGTAATAGGCGACTCaaagtaaacacaaaatgaatCCGATAATGGAAAGGTGTGTTGCAACAACATTTCAAACATTGTCACCCTAAAGCTGGGAATACACTTTAtgattttagcccgtttctggctCCAATTTCAGCTTTATTGTGTAAGTGAAGGGAGGCAATTGTTTTGTGACACAGCCGTAAGACATTGATAAGCTGCTAGAATATCAAATATCATGAGCTCACCTGAGGGCCTGTAGCTCCGCCTCGCTCTTGGTCCATGGTACCAGGACTGTCTGATAAAACAATGCACGGcattcacaaacaaacacatcagtTGGACAAGCACATTCAAGTGATGCGGTAATAAGTATGTTGTGCAATTTCCTGAGCTCATTACTATGACACTTCACCATTATACTGTCACTTTACCTCTATATATTTTACTTACTGtactctgtatgtatgtgtgtgtatacagtatgtgtttgtatatatatatatatatatttataaatatatatatatatatatatatacagctctggaaatAATTAAGAGAtcacttcaaaattatcagtttctctggtttttactatttattggtatgtgtttgagtaaaattcaaattgttgttttattctataaactactgacaacatttctcccaaatttcaaatataaatattgtcatttagagtatttatttgcagaaaatgacaactggtcaaaataacaaaaaagatgcagtgttttcagatcttgAATAATGTTCCCCaactctgaggagtgttttttccagcaggacaatgctccatgccacacagccaggtcagtgaaggtgtggatgaaggaccaccagatcaggaccctgtcatggccagcccaatctccagacctgaatcccattgaaaacctctggaatgtgatcaagaggaagatggatgatcacaagccctcaaacaaagccgtGCTGAGGAGTGGCATAAAGTCacccaacagcaatgtgaaagactggtggagagcatgccaagacgcatgaaagctgtgattgtaaatcaaggttattccaccaaatattgatttatgAACTCTCcctaagttaaaacattagtattgtgttgtttaaaaatgaatatgaacttgttttctttgcattattccagatctgaaaacactgcatctttttaGTTATGTTGACCagatgtcattttctgcaaataaatgctctaaatgacaatatttagatttgaaatttgggagaaatgatGTTGGTAGTTtatagaattaaacaaaaatttgaattttactcaaacacataccaataaatagtaaaaccagagaaactgataattttgaagtggtttcttaattttttccagagctgtatataGCCTGTGCTGTTCAGAGTAAACTAGGCACAGGTGAACCCAATCAGCACACAAACAGTGCTCCTATAActaggaggggaggaggaagaacatTAGTAGCCCTGCTACCAGCCAGACCTGTTCCACTGGTTCATCCAGGGCATCTATAAAAACACCACTTGATGATTAAAGGTGAAACTAATAAAGTGCCAACAAATACAGTCCTTTGTTGGcaaacacgcacgcacacattttTGATAAAGGCGTAGCCGACATATTTACTGATCATTGTTGAAGGGATTCTGAGATTCAAGAGCCAACGATTGCTTCGTTGTAATTAATGTgcataatgatgataataaagaaCAGAACTTGcgcacattaaaaaaatatatttaacaacGTGTGATAGcataataatcatttcatacagactacagtactgtgagaagactaaattaagttaaaatgtacattttcgcTGCTCTAGTCATCTCCCCTCTCTAGCTGCAGACGGGACTGGGCTCTGTGGGCGCACCTCACAAACTGACTGAAACCTCACAGGAACAAACGGAGGAGGTCTCCGGCTCGGTCGGGAATGAAAGCGATGTAACTGAGGATGACATTCATATAAATGTTATGCACGATCTGGAAGTATTTATTCAGCGATCGGCGGAAAAATGTCATCTGTACGGAACATGGTTAGTGTATGGAATATAGTTAGTGTACGTTAGTTGGGTTATAAAGAGCAGCGGAGGAGAGACGTCGGGTCTTTAAAAGGACCGACAGCAGAGCCAGGAGAACATCATGTATGATGTTCATGTGTAGGGAAGACTCAGCATTGTAGCGTTGGTTTAATGACAGCCagttacttttattattttctgtaaagTTTTTAATGTAAGGCAGTTCATGGCACAGAGTGCAGGGCAGCCTTAGACTACAGATAGTTTCAGTACGGCTATGTGTGTAAAAAACTAAACCTTGTTACTGTGGAAGTACCGTTCAGATTGTTCATCTCTTCACCGTCTGCAGcaacggagtcaataacgtagcTAAATCTGCTAGTGTAGGTTATCCGAGGCCActtcttcaggtcgtcctccatccctccatagtAGAAGGCAGAGCTTTGATCACATGATCCTGTCTGAGCTGTAACAGGTGGTGTTCACTCATGTTTTACTAGATGTATTAATACAATCACTCTAGAAGAGATGATTAGTGTAGCGTTACCATGGAAAACGATTCAGTGACAAGACGCGCCGGAAGATACGGACATAATTCacgcaaggcatcatgggggctAGGAATAAGGTGGATGGCATATATTCATTTTGTTAACCCTTCTCACTACAGTGCTACACCAAGACCCAGTATTCCTAAACAAGTCAATATTCACTTAACATTTCAACAGTTTACAGCAAACTGGTTAACTATATATAGTGAATATGTGTTCGAAGAATCTCCCAGAAGACCATTTTACTTTAATGTCTGCTTTAACTGAAACCCTCGGTGCATTTATTTCTAACTTTTATTTACTAACAGTACCAGTTTGCATATTCAGattatcaatacaaaatataaataaactaattaatgAAGTTGTATTGTCATggattaagctacccagcagtaaccatgttatgatctgagcatattgttttatgctaaatgcagtacctgtgagggtttctggatcaatatctgtcattgttttgtgttgttaattgatttccaataataaatatatacatacatttacataaagcagcatatttgtccactcccatgttgataagagtattaaatacttgacaaatctccctttaaagtacattttgaacaaataaaaacatgtgcgattaatcacgattaactgttttaatcgattgacggccctaattaATACATATTCTGACACACTGATGAggttttataaatatttaataaatacaaagttaatATCAGCAGCATAACAAAAGCGATGTTGATTCGATTTGGCAAAAGAAAGCTTTCTTTTTGAAAACCTGATACTTAAATCAGTTCCCGATGGGAAGTCTGAGTGATAACGAGTCTCGTTCAGAAACATTATTGACATTCTGGCAAGTGCTACAATAAGTTAGCATCAACTTTAGCTTCATACAAACTAAAACACGAGTTACATGAAATGTAAACAGGTTGTGTAACACAACTAATCAGACTTGAACTTTTGCAATTAATTCGATCCGCAGATCAAGTCTTAAAAAGTCGTGTTTTGGTGATTTCTCTGTCGCAGACATGTTTCCAACGTCGGAATAAAATCACGAGAGTTTTGCTAGAGTTgcatccatggatgtataaagagaactggatcccgggccccgttcattcctatgaaagctgctcagtggtgcatgaagctaAAATGACTGGACTTTCGAGTgcaaaagtacccggatcttctgcATCcgttgggcccatggagcaggcgcagtagcgtccgctcggtaaCGGGGATTCGGCTATTAGAGCAATTTCCAACATTTAggacctgatgatttaaataaggactattcaagtgctgatttacctcaaaaataaatgatcctctgagttacagacgtctctttcccaatgtaagtctatgggggaaagtctttttgggtccaatggcgtcacgtgacggacacagaagttgtagtaccgccgtttggccactaagaaaattggcatcaacgacggGCGCTCCTCCTGGGGGGGCTTGGTTGCGGCGCGCTCCCCGTGATCTCGATCATTTAGTGTGAggtggtcataaaactcagtccaAGCTGTCTCAAGTCAGTCTTTTTCTCAAGTTTAATATTATCCTAAGTTCAATGACGCGAACGTTGTCAACAACCAATAGGACGCGCTCTCTCCAGCACCAAACAACTGGAATGTTTGCTATTGGCCTACGAGCTGAAACACACAGTTAGCTCGTAGGTTGATCGCAAACATTCCAGTAGCTAATGCTAGCTTGCAAATAGCCCCATTCGGGACAAgcccccccaggaagagcgccagtcgttgatgccaatttccgtagtggccaaacggcggtactacaactttttgggcccaaaaatactttttcccatagacttacattgggaacgACAccgccgaatccagagttattttccttcctccgttcatgtgaatgagacccaggacgagggctgggaggcggagttagtaAGCCGTGACGGCTGTGACCACGTGACCgggcggacgctactgcgcctgctccacgggcccaatggatgcagaagatcgccggaagattcGGGTACTTTTCCGGTCGTAAATCGAGCCAtgttggcatcatgcgccactgtatccctgtatccagttctcctAATACAGCCATGATTTGGGACAGCGGTTAGCTGGCCAGCTAGCTATAGCTATACTCACCGGGGATTTAAGGGCTGCAGCAATTTCTGTCCACTTCTTCCTCAACAGGTTTTCTTACAAATTTCCACCAGGagcaggatgtgacatcatctctAAAGGAATCTAGTCTTGTAACTAGTGACCCTGCAAGATCCCCAGGCTTTGCAAAATATTAAAGTCTGTGGACTTGAGACACATCGTCTTTAGATGTGAGACGGTGTCAGACTtgagtcttttcaaagtctccgAGTGTATGGCAGACATTAGTGGTTCCAGCAGAACCAACAGTGAGCAAACAAACTatgaaaactgtttaaaaagGCATTTTGATGATACAGTACCAAGTAAAGCAATGATTtatcacaataaaaacaacatgcatGGCGTTTCCATTTCCAAGTTCCAAACTCGACGTATCTTTCTCGTGTCGAAACGATCAAATACTGGATCTGTGCTTGAATGTAAGTCGCCAGCAGTTTTGGCATCACGGCGTCCTCCTCCGCACACACAGAGACCCAGACCACCTGGGATCAGTCTGCAGGAAACTGTGCAAGCGTTCAGTCCAACATGTGCTGAGGAAACAAAGAAGCAGCCTGAATCAGGTCCTTGTAGCGCCGACTTTGACAGTTTGCGGGTTTCAGCACTTTTTCCCCCACGACTCCAGGACGTACTCGCGGCGGTGTTCCTCAGGGCTCTACTCGAGGCCTAGGGAGAAGTTAATCCCGTGGACGATACCGATGATGAtgggttgccaggcaaccaggtATCTGAGCCAATCGAGCAGCTGCCCGTACAAGACGTGCGTCTTCTCCCAGCTGGCGAGACATGAAGGAATTAAGGAGAACGCTCAGATAGACGAGAGGTGATGCCTGTTTGCTTTGTAAAATCCTGTGGAAAAAATGCATCTTGCACCTTATACTAAAATTAAAGAGGGTGCACATTATGATGCTGGCAGCATTTTAAGAAGCAATATTAAAGCTGTGTTAACTTAGCTGACGTTACTTGTTTCTTGGCTTCTTACTGAAGCATAATAAATCGAAATATATGACGGCCCAATCATGTCTTTGTTGCACTGGCTGCACGTTTAGAGTCAGCCAGAAGATCCAACAGGTCAAACAGGAGATCACGTGACCTTTATGAGTCCTAAAAACTTCAAAACACCACGACGAGTGTGAAGAACACATCACTCAGCCGACCGCACAGGGACAGCAAAAGGATACGGGTTGTTCATCATCCTCTTCAAGTCAACCTTCTCGTTGCAGTACGGACACGTCTGCTTCTTACCCACGATGCACCAGCCGCGGATGCAGAACTCGTGGAAACTGAAGGGGTGGGGCAAGTTAAGGAAGAAATACTGAAAAGACAACAACTTAATATTAGTGTTCCTATTGTGGAAGACACACATCAGTATTTTTAGGCAGGTTATGGGACGCTCCGCTGCACTCGCGCTCAGCTCCGCTGCACTCGCGCTCCGGTGCTGCACTCGCGCTCAGCTCCGTCGCTGTTGCACTCGCGCTCCTCGCCGCTGCTGCACTCGCGCTCTGCGCCGCTGCTGTCCCTTTCTCCAGCAGGGATCAGCTGAGCTTTAGGATACATGTGTCCACAGGAGAGCTGGTAGGTGTCTTCTATAAATCCTTCCTCCTCCACGTCCACCAGGATCCTCTGACCGCACACCGCGCAGATGTCGTTGGTCAGGCTCCTGCTGGGCATGCCTCCCTTGTTGTagtactgaaaacacacacaaacaaacaattacacatactgtacgtcCACATGTTtccactgtaattcatattaatatcTTGCTTTGGTTTTGGGATAATGATCCTTAAAAATAAGTGATTTGGGAGCTGAAAAGAGAAAGTATAATACAAGTTGAGTTAGTTTTTATTAAtcttatatttgtttacattttggcaagtaAGCagcattaaaagtatgccgaatgAGCCATGATcagctcctgtttgcagtgAACACATGGATGTATAGACagctatcactggattactgtgatgctgaagaaaacttaaaaacatgaaGATTCTCAAGTAAGTTCTGCAGTGGTAAGGAGTGTCTTTATTCTGTGATCTCCAGGTGGATATTTGGACGTCTATATACTCGTTGGACATCGGAGATAATGATATCCTCGGGAAGTGTAAGTCACTCTCTAGTGTTGAAACatgaagtcatttttcatgtcCTACCCCGATCGTAGAAGCCATGTAGTCAGAGCAGATTTCAGCAAAGTCTCTGCCCATGACGCCGTAGTAAAGGCCGTAAAACAGCATGATCACACCTACGTCCATGGAGTCCTCCGCTTTGAtcctgcacaaacacagacgGAAAGATCACtggacattattattataacctgTACTTTCATTTTCAAGtggggctgggtgatatggacAAAATCTAGTATCACGTTATAGGTAAATTGAATATCTCAATCTCTCATGGTAAAGATATTGTTGTAcactcagcactgtgtgtcactgttgttctagtcataaatcagaatgaaggagttatttaaaaatgaattgttctatagtttgatccatccatcttctgaatgctctaggtctctagtttgatccatccatcctctgaatgctctaggtctctagtttgatccatccatcctctgaatgctctaggtctctagtctgatccatccatcctctgaatgctctaggtctctagtctgatccatccatcctctgaatgctctaggtctctagtctgatccatccatcctctgaatgctctaggtctctagtctgatccatccatcctctgaatgctctaggtctctagtttgatccatccatcctctgaatgctctaggtctctagtctgatccatccatcctctgaatgctctaggtctctagtttgatccatccatcctctgaatgctctaggtctctagtttgatccatccatcctctgaatgctctaggtctctagtttgtggctgtaaagtttcatgaggctgtgattatcctagaggtcaccacaggtcattttatacagtgaggtcaatgaaatgtctcctatggggactaacatcatcacacatgaattcagttggactcattggatccaccagagtctcagctttacagtaattccagactgtttagggaccccaggatgcagaaatTAGGAGAcaacactgcatgtgattatcataaagtgggcttcAGACAACGCTCTGGATGTTTGATCTACTGACCGTCGGCAGTGACTCACCTGAAGAAGACGTTGAAGCCGAACATGGTGAACATGATGGCCAGGTAGCCGAGGACGCCCACTGCGTAGCTCAGCTTGTAGATCAGCAGGAACCACTTATACACCATCCTGAAGAACACAGAAataatacataggtgaatcgtcccggCCCTTTTGATGGTGTTTAAAGACGGCCCACACGTCTCAGCCGTCAGTCTCACCTCGGCGTCCTGCAGGACAGCGGCTTGCGAGTGGCTCTGAAGATGACGTAGCTGGTGACGACGGAGAACATGCCCCACATGGACAGAAACCTCCACCAATAGAGCTTGATGGTGAAGTAAAGAGGGACCACCCACATCTGGACAAGCGTCaccagctgaggaggaggagacgggcCGGTTTATTACACTTATACAAAACCCCTTATTGtcaacatttttcagttttttggacatttttctggcatttttgaatctttttttcagacatttttcagacattttgagtcttttttttggacattgttCTGacgtttttttctgacatttttcagatatttttctgcctttttttggacatttttggtctttttttcagaaattgttctgacatttttcagtctttattctgaatttttttctgcctttttgggcatttttatgacatttttcagtctttttttcagacattgttttgacatttttttcggatatttattctgacatttttctgccttttttggacatttttgagtcttttttttggacattgttctgacattttttaggcttttctttgacattttcagatatttttctgacatttttcagtc
This window contains:
- the LOC119481459 gene encoding protein FAM111A-like, coding for MPCIVLSDSPGTMDQERGGATGPQIVTRSRGRVKEERDGDSTAGHLHRFPVKFSSTEPNEYTIDFDQPCTVLEAIKSDENFKKKMNCSDKNIMIQLGKEDKNYIFATHFPCSCIRRGASLILSYKSEQVETVQDQQDKTIQPRDEYSVFYIETVGGLDTKTKKPFRNNAVKKFKYLCDYGEKGMTVEEALKRDGRFIDDLSNFIENFTKIYEELHQQFPRLKELMESRVLANYYHYHTK
- the rnf175 gene encoding RING finger protein 175 — translated: MAGVHPQDDLLKMTHRDNWKVQHERLHVKHRGHEAMHAEMVLILIATLVVAQIVLVQWKQRHHRSYNLVTLVQMWVVPLYFTIKLYWWRFLSMWGMFSVVTSYVIFRATRKPLSCRTPRMVYKWFLLIYKLSYAVGVLGYLAIMFTMFGFNVFFRIKAEDSMDVGVIMLFYGLYYGVMGRDFAEICSDYMASTIGYYNKGGMPSRSLTNDICAVCGQRILVDVEEEGFIEDTYQLSCGHIFHEFCIRGWCIVGKKQTCPYCNEKVDLKRMMNNPWEKTHVLYGQLLDWLRYLVAWQPIIIGIVHGINFSLGLE